The following proteins are co-located in the Silene latifolia isolate original U9 population chromosome 1, ASM4854445v1, whole genome shotgun sequence genome:
- the LOC141648443 gene encoding uncharacterized protein LOC141648443, translated as MVASGLVYISRNGEFVSIHGASLGNGFKKVTIKEVYGGSENALLPVPAGHLEILNDAKGSFVQWPESNIHSPNELAVSNNRGTPKSTKSTQPRSKPLDPTSAYFLGVKVSPEFRQKWRTMSLKKLMIEARVLKTSATMINVDIEEHILHQEQKCMLTYEDLIHWCDEEEISASHIVVFIRYLTELVQTMQCTNSYGFLCPTLLSKFASFENEDNRSDYIVKAMTCTGCESGRKLVFAPYFEGNHWMLVAINPKDSVVYWCDPAGTLEPLKFLKDTINM; from the exons ATGGTGGCTTCAGGATTGGTGTACATATCACGTAATGGGGAGTTTGTTTCCATTCACGGTGCCTCCCTAGGTAATGGTTTTAAAAAAGTCACAATCAAGGAAGTCTATGGTGGATCCGAAAACGCTTTGTTGCCGGTACCCGCTGGCCACTTGGAGATATTAAATGATGCTAAGGGCTCATTTGTTCAATGGCCAGAAAGTAATATTCATAGTCCTAATGAG CTCGCCGTGTCAAACAATCGTGGAACACCCAAATCAACCAAATCTACACAACCAAGGTCTAAGCCTTTAGACCCAACATCAGCCTATTTTCTTGGCGTTAAAGTTAGTCCCGAGTTCAGGCAAAAATGGAGAACCATGTCGTTAAAGAAGTTAATGATTGAGGCTCGTGTGTTAAAGACAAGTGCAACGATGATCAACGTGGATATAGAAGAGCATATACTACACCAAGAGCAGAAATGCATGCTTACCTATGAAGACCTTATTCATTGGTGTGATGAAGAAGAGATAAGTGCCTCTCACATTGTTGTATTCATCAG GTATTTAACTGAACTGGTACAGACTATGCAATGTACAAATTCATATGGATTCTTGTGCCCCACATTATTGTCCAAGTTcgctagttttgaaaatgaagataATCGGTCAGACTATATTGTTAAGGCTATGACATGTACGGGTTGTGAAAGTGGTCGAAAGCTTGTTTTTGCTCCGTATTTTGAAGG TAATCATTGGATGTTGGTTGCCATTAATCCAAAAGATAGTGTAGTATATTGGTGTGATCCAGCTGGAACTCTAGAGCCTCTTAAATTTTTGAAGGATACAATTAATATGTAA